The genomic stretch CGTGATGGAGGGTATCGGCGAGGACCGGCCGCGCCCCGACGTGGCGATCGCGCATTTCGAGAAGGCGGTGGAACTCGATCCGAAGAGCGTTTCCGCATTGAACAATCTCGGTCTCGCTTACGATCGTGCGATCGCGTCGACCAACATCGGTTCCGAGAAGTCGAGCTTTCGGGCCAACGCGATCAAGTACTACGAACTCGCCGAGGCGCTGGGTGGCGACGTGGCGGCCTACAATCTCGGCCGAATCTACTACGGCGGAGCACCGAACGAGCGCGATTTCCGGAAGGCCTACATGTATTTCCAGACCGCCGCCGAGCGCGGGCACACGGTGTCCAACCGGATGTTGGGAAACATGCACATGTCCGGCGAGGGCGTGCCGGTGACACCGAAAGACGCGCTCTTTCACTACCGGCTGGCGGCGCTCGACGGTGATCTCCAGGCGTTGCGCCGAGTGTGTGATTTCTATCTCGGTGCGCACGATCTTGCGCTCGATCTGGACCAGGCCGCCTTCTGGACGGCGAGGCTCGCGCAGCAGGGCGACGTTGGAGGCGTCGTCACATGGGGGCAGTTGTTGGCGGCGCGTAAACGCTACAAGGAAGCACGGGCTTTCTGGAACCAGATGAAGGATTCGTCGAACTCGCTCGCGGCCGGTTTCGCGCACGAGGGACTGGCGGGGCTCTATCGACACGGTCTCGGCGTGAAGGCGAATCCCGCCCGCGCCCAAAAACATCAGGAACGCGCGTATGCGCTGGGTGCCCCGGGGGCTTTGTGTCAGGAGGGACGGCGGCTGATCGTCGAGAAGCGTGCGAGCGAGGCGCTACCGATCCTCGAGAAGGCGGTAGGCTCTGGTTCGATCGAAGCGGTCTATCTGTTGGGAACGATGTACATCGCAGGCAACGGGGTCGAAAGAGACACGACGAAGGCGTGGACGATGCTCCGGAAGGCCGCGGACTCGGGTTACAACGAAGCTCGGGTCAACGTCGCGATCTCGTCGTTGCAAGGGCGAGAAGGCGCCCCGGATCTCGAAACAGCCCTGCGCTACGCCGAGGCGGCGGAACGGGACGGGCATCCGAGGGCGAAAGAAGTGCGCGAGCGCCTCGAAGCGAAGCGCAAGGAGGCACAGACGGAAACCGACGTCGGGCGGCCGCGCTCGGCCTAGGCGATCGGGAGGGAGCGATTGTTCGCGTCGTACGCACGACGGGGGCGCCTCGAGAGGCACCCCCGTTGTTTCTCGGAGTCGGGTGTGGAGCGGCGGGGTTACTTCACGGCGGCTTCGAGGATCTTGTTCAGGCGGGAGATCATCGGGCGGGAGTCGTCGAGGAGGCCGGCGGAGATGAGGGCGTTGTCGAGGACTTGACCTGCGACGAGGGAGGCGAGGTCGGGCTTGGTCGTGCGCAGGCCGGCGAGACCGATCACGAGCGGATGACGCGGGTTGATCTGGAGCGTCACCTTCACGGGTTCGTTGCCGAGTTCTTCGCTCATGGCCTTCATCATGCGGCGCATGTGGCCGCTCATGTGGTCGGCGGCGAGGGCCATGGCGGGACTGTCGACGAGGCGGTCGCTCGCCTTGGCTTCGGTGACCTGCTCTCCGAGCGTATCCTTCAACCAACTACAGAGGTCCTTCGCTTGCTCGTCGGTGAGCGCGTTGTCGGCGGGAGGCGGCGGCATGTCGTCGAGCTTCACGTCGGCGCTGTCGGCGGCGACGAGCGTCTTGCCGTCGAACTCGCGCAGGTGGCCCATGACGAATTCGTCGACCGTCTCGTAGAGGAAGAGCACTTCGAGGCCGCGAAGCTTGAAGGCCTCGTAGTAGGGGCTGCTCTCGAGCGCTTCGCGGTTGGGGCCGCAGAGGAAATAGATCTCCTTCTGGCCGTCCTTCATGCGCGAGACGTAGTCGGCGAAGCTGGTGAACTCGCCCTTGGCGAAGGCGGAGCTTTCCATGCGCAGCAGTTTGCTCAGGGCGGCGCGGTGCGTGTAGTCGGTGGCGGCGCCTTCCTTGAGGTAGAGGCCGTAGGTCTTGAAGAACTCGTTGTAGGCGTCGGCGCGGTTCTTGGCTTCGTCTTCGAGGAACTTGAGGAAGCGACCGGTGACGATCTTGTTGAGTTTCTCGACGAGGGAACGGTCCTGAAGGGTCTCGCGGGAGATGTTGAGCGGGAGGTCTTCGGAATCGATCACGCCCTTGAGGAAGCGGAGCCACTCGGGGAGGAGGTCCTTGGGCTTGGCGTCGATGAGGACCTTGCGACAGTAGAGTGAGACGGCGGGATCGATGCGGCCCCAGCCGAGGCGCTCGGGGTTGTCCTTGGGGACGAAGAGCAGCGCGTGGATCGCGAGCGGCGCGTCGGCGGCGAAGTGGAGGCGAAGGCGGGGTTCGTCGAAGGCGTTGGCCTGATATTTGTAGAACTCGGTGTACTCCTCGTCCTTGATCTCGCTCTTGCTGCGCAGCCAGAGGGCCTGGACGGTGTTCACCTTCTCGCCGTTGAGGTTGATGGGGAAGGGGACGAAGCTGGAGTAGCGCTTGAGGATGTCCTTCACGCGACTGGCGCCGGCGAACTCGTGGCAGTCGTCCTTGAGTTCGATCACGATCTTGCAGCCGCGGCGCTGGCCTTCGGCTTCTTCGATCTCGTAACTGCCGGAGCCGTCGCTCGTCCAGCAATGGCCGGTGCCTTCGAGGTGCCAGGAGCGGGCGTAGACTTTGACGCGCTTTGCGACCATGAAGGCGCTGTAGAAACCGACGCCGAACTGGCCGATGAGGTTCACGTCCTTGCGCGCGCCTTCGGCGAGGGCTTTGACGAATGCCTTGGAACCGGAGTGGGCGATCGTGCCGATGTTCTGGATCAGCTCGTCGCGGGTCATGCCGACGCCGAAGTCCTGGATCGTGATCGTCTTGGCGGTGTCGTCGGTGGTGATGTTGATCTCCAACGGGAGGCGGTCGTCGAAGACCTGCTGCTCGGTGAGGTGCAGGTGACGGAACTTTTCGATCGCGTCGGCGGCGTTGGAGACGAGCTCGCGCAGGAAGATCTCCCGGTCGGTGTAGAGGGAGTGGATGACGATATCCAGCAACTGCCGGATCTCGGCTTGGAACTCGAACTTCTCGACTTGTGAGGTGCTCATGGAGGTTTGAAGGAAAAGGAGACTGAACGTCCGAAACGGCCGTGATTACTCCTGAGGGCGGATCGCGCAAGTCGGATGTTGCGCCGGTCGGGAGTCGGGGCCGAGGTTGGGGCATGCCCTGCACCAATTCCCTCATCGGTGGCGGTGGTTTTCACCACGTCGCCATCAAGGTCCGCGATTTCGAGCGTTCGATCGCGTTTTACCAGGACGTCCTCGGCTTCCGGACGAAGATCGCGTGGACGATGGGCAACGGCACTCCGGCTACGATGCTGGACACGGGCGACGGTAACTACCTGGAGGTCTTCGGCGACCCGAGCTTCGAGGCGACGCCGAACGGCGCGATCCTGCATCTGGCGTTGCGCACGACGGACGTGGACGCGGCGACGGAGCGCTGTCGCGCGGCCGGCTGCAAGGTGACGATGGAGCCGAAGTCGCTCGTGATCCCGGCCGCGGAGCCGACGCCGGTGCGGATCTCGTTCGTGGAGGCGCCCGAGGGCGTGGTGATCGAGTTTTTTCAGAACGAGCTGACGTGAGGCGCGGGCGTCACGGGACTGCTCTCAGTGGAAGTCGTGCGAGGCTTCGGCGGGGAGGGCGTGCTCGACGAGGGGGACGATGCGCGCGGCTTTCACGTGGATCACACCGGCGTCGATCTGGAGGCGACCGGTGATGCGCAGGAACGGCTCTTGCGTGATCACGAGCCGGCGCTGCTCGAAGAGGTCGGGCACGACAATGGCGTTGGCCACGCCGGTCTCGTCCTCGAGTGAGATGAAGACGAACCCCTTGGCCGTGCCCGGGCGCTGGCGGCAGATGACGGCACCGGCGATGGTGACGCGCTCGCCGTCGCGGTGCAGGGCGAGTTCGGCGGCCGGGACGACGTCGGGTAGGCGGTCGCGGACGAGTTTCATGGGATGCACGCCGGTGGTGAGCGCCATGCCGGCGTAGTCGGCCTGGACGCGCTCGAGGCGGTTCATCGCGGCGAGGGGCGAGTCGATCGCGGGCACGGAGGCAGGTGTAGTTGAAAACTGGTTACGAGTTTCCGCCGACTCCCGCTCGCGTTCCTTGCGGGCGGCGAGGGTGAAGAGGTCGTCCTCGGGCCGATCTTCTTCGACGCACCAGAGCGCGGCGCGTCGGTGCGGAGCGAGAGCGGCGAACGCGCCGACCGAGGCGAGCGCACGCCGCTCCGCGCGCGAGAAGCGGGTGCGGGCGAGAAAATCGTCCATGGAGGAGAACGGTCGTTCGGCGCGGGCCGCGAGCATGTGGCGGGCGTCGTCTTCGCGCACGCCGCGCACTTGGTGAAGGCCGAGGCGGACGGTGTGGTCGTCCTCCACCGTGCAGCGCCAGTCGGAGACGGTGACGTCGGGCGGGCGGACGCGCAGGCCGTGGCGGCGCGCGTCCTGCACGAGCGTGGCGGGCGAGTAGAAGCCCATGGGTTGGTTGTCGAGGAGCGAGGCGAGGAACTCGGGGGCGCGGTGGACATTGAGCCATGTGCTCACGTAGGCGAGCAGGCCGAAGCTGACGGCGTGCGCCTCGGGGAAGCCGTAGAGCGCGAACGAAGTGGCGGAGTCGATCACCTGCTCGATCACGTGCTCGCCGTGTCCTCGAGCGCGCATCGACTCGCGCAGTTTCTTCAATACGCGGGCGAGTCGTTCCGTGCCCTTGGTGAAACCCATGGCGCGGCGCAGTTCCTCGGCTTCGGTCGCGGTGAAGCATGCGAGCAACATCGCGATCTGGAGCATCTGTTCTTGGAAGAGGATGACGCCGTAGGTGCGTTCCAAGACGGGTTTCAACAGGTCGTGCACGCTCGGGTCGAGACACACGATCGGCTCGAGTTTCGCACGGCGGCGGAGCATGGGGTGCGCGACTTTGCCGACGATCGGGCCGGGGCGGACGATGGCGACTTGGATGGCGACGTCGTAGAACGTGGCGGGCTTGAAGCGTTTCAACGTGCTCATCTGCGCGCGGCTCTCGATCTGGAAGACGCCGACCGTGTCCGCGGCCTGCATCGCGGCGAAGGTCTCGGCGTCGTCTTGCGGGATCGTGTGCATCTCGCAGGGCCGGCCACGCGCGCTGCTCAGGGCGAAGGTATCCTGCAGGACCGCCATCATGCCGAGGCCGAGGAAATCGACCTTCACGATGCCGAGCTCCTCGCAGTCGTCCTTGTCCCACTGCACGACGACGCGACCGGGCATGGCGGCGGGTTCGAGGGGGACGACGCCGTCGAGCGCGCCGGCGCAGATCACCATGCCGCCGGAGTGCTGGCCGAGGTGGCGGGGCAGGCTGCGGATGCCGCAGTAGAGGCGCGCGAAGGCGTCGATCCGCGGGTGGTTCGCGGGCAGGCCGGCCATCGCCATCTGTTTGCGGAGGTCGAGCGTGTGCGGGAAGTCTCCGTTGGCGAAGAGGCTGGAAAACGTGTCGAGGATGTTTTCGGGCAGATCGAGGACCTTGCCCAGTTCGCGTGCGGAGCTTCGGCCGCGGTAGGTGATGACGTTGGCGGTCATGCCTGCGCCGCGTGGTCCGTAGCGTGCGTAGATCTCCTGGATCACGCTCTCGCGCAGGTCGCCGCTGGGGAGATCGAGGTCGATGTCGGGCCACGAGGGGTGACCGTCGGCGCCGATGCGGCCTTCGCTCAAGAAACGTTCGAAGAGCAGGCGGCACTCGAGCGGGTCGGCCGCGGTGATGCCGAGCGCGTAACAGACGAGACTGTTGGCCGCCGAGCCTCGACCCTGCACGAGGATGCCGCGCCGTCGGCACCACGCGCAGATGTCCCAGACGACGAGAAAATACCCGCAGAACCCGAGCTTCTCGATCAACGTCAGCTCCTTCTCCAGTTGCGCGCGCACCTGCGGAGCGAGGCCGGCCTTGCAACGCTCCGCTGCGCCCGCGAAGGCCTGCTTGCGCAACCACGAGGCCTGCGTCTCGCCGGGCGGCACGTCGAAGTCGGGAAACCGGTAACCGAGATCCTTCAGGGTGAACTCGAGTTGCTCCGCGAGCCGCACGGAGTGCTGCACGGCCTCCGGCATGTCGCGGAACAGGTCGTACATCGCGCGTGCGTCGCGGAGACGGCGACCGGCGTTGGGAGCGAGGAGCCGGCCGGCGGCGTCGAGCGTGGTGTGGTGTCTCAAACAAGTGAATACATCCGCGATCTCGCGCGCCTCCGCGGTGGCGTAGTCGACTCCGCCGGTGGCGAGCAGCGGGAGATCGTGTGCCGCGGCGAGGCGGCGCAGCATCTGTACGCCGTGCTCCTCGCCGCGCGTCATGCGTCGCTGCACCTCGACGTGCACGCGGTCGTGACCGAAGACGTCGACGAGCGTCTGCAAAGCATCCTCGGCGGCGCTTTCGCCGTCGCGCACCCACGCGCGGCGCACGGGGCCGTCCTCGTCGCCGGTGAGGGCGACGAGTCCTTCGGAGAAGCGCGCGAGCTCGAGCCACGTGGCGAAGCAGGGGCGTTTGCGTCCGGTGGAAGGTGCGGATGCGGACGGATCGGTGTCGGGGTCCGGCCCACCCGCGACGGGCCGCAGTTTCGTCTCGGTGATCAGCCGGCAGAGGTTTCTGTATCCAACAAGTGAAGACACGAGCAGCGGGAGCACGCTGCCGTCCTGGAGGGTGATCTCGGCACCGACGAGGGCGCGGACTCCGGTCTGGCGCGCGGCGTTGAAGAAACGCGGCGCGCCGTAGACGCCGTCGCGGTCGCAGAGTGCCACCGCCGGGAGCTCGAACCGGGTCGCGGCGGCGACGAGATCCTCGGGCGAGGAGGCGCCGCGCAGGAAGCTGAAGGCACTGCGGGCGTGCAGTTCGACGTAGCCGCTCATCCGTATTCACCCTCCACGAACCAGCGAACGTGTGGGTCGGTGGTGCGCACGAGGCGGAAAAGGCCACCGCAGGTCAGTTCCACGTCCCACTCTTCGCGATCCCAGTGTCGTCCGGCCTCCCACCACTCGCCCGAGCCGGGCCACGGGCCACGCCAGTCGCGCACGGGACCGGAGGCCACGGTGGATTCGAGAAAGGCCGGGACGCGGGATCGGTCGCCGGCGGAACCCGCGTCCTCGTGCAGGCGGGCCTCGACGGGCGGCCGGAAGCGGCGCAGCGGGAGACCGCAAGGCGTCGGCCCGGAGCGGGTGGAGGAGAGAGGCGCGAGCGTGTCGGTCGTCTCCAGATTCCGGAGACGAAAGGCGTCGGGCCGGTGGGTGTTTTCCAGTCGAGGCGAGCCCACGTTGTCGGCACCGACCACGGCGGCGACACGGGCGAGCGTCTCGGCGAAGCGCGTGGGGTCGCGCAGATCGGCTTCGAAGAGCCCTTGCTGGCGCACTTGCGGGCGGGTGGGCGCGAGGCGCAGCGCGATACCGACGACGGGGGCTTCGGTGCGCACGCTCTCGAGGTGGGTGTGGAGCATGCGGAAGATCACGTCCGCGCGGCACGAGGGCTCGGGGAGGCGGAAGTCGCGGCGGTGCGTGGTCTCGTCGTCGAGCAGGAGTTCCAACCGCGCCGCGGCGACGACGAGGTGGAGGTTCTCGATCCGCAACACGAGTTGATCGACGAAGCGGCGTAGGACGAAGAGCAGGGGCTCGAGCGTCTCCATGCGGTGGTCGAGCGCGATCTCCTCGGCGAAGGTCTCGGACTGTACCAAGAGTTTCAATACACGCCGCGTCCGGCCGACGGCGCGGTCCCAAAGGCGCAGGCCGGACTCGCCGAGGCGACGGCCGATCTCTTGGCGCGAGAGATCGCCGAGGCGGCCGAGGGTGTGGATGCCCCACGAGGCGAGCAGGGTGGCGTGCGCAGGCTCGGGCGAAGCGACGGCGAGCGGGAGACCGGCGAGAAAGGAGCGGGGATCGGTGACGACGAGCACGCCGCCGTCTTCGGTGTCGGCGCAACGTGCGGCGTAGAGGGCGATGTCGGGGTGGGCGGCGAGACCGGCGTGCGCGCGCAAGCCGTGAGACTCGAGCCGGGCGAGGAGTTCGCCGAGGCGCGTCTCCGCCGCGGCCCGGTCGAGCGGGCGGGTGCCGGTCGGCGCGAGATCGGAGCCGCGGAGATCGATCGTGCACGTGCCGGCCTCGGTCTCCTCCACACGCGGCGACAAGGTGAAGGCCGCATCGGCGAGCAGGCGGCGGGCGGCGTTTTCGGCCTTGTCGGAGCGCGGACGCAGGACGAGGCGTCCGCAGCGCGCCAGTGCCTGCGGCGGAGTCAGGCCCGGGCAGACGCCCGCAGCGCAGGCTTCGGCGCTGGCATGCAGGACGGGAGACTTCCGCGTGGCGTCGGCGAGCACGGCGACCGGCGCGTCGGCGAGATCGGGATCTAGCCGGACGACGGCCTGGAGGGCGAAGTCGGGCACGAAGAGAACGGCGTACCAAGCGGACACGGCGGGAAGGGCGCGCGGGCGGTGACGCAGTCGGTTTCTTCAACCGGCGGCGAAGGCGAGCATGCCTTCGTCGTCGTGGGTGGATGGATACGGAGGCGCGCCGGCGTCGCGGGTGGGGGGAGTGGCGACGTCGACGTCGGTGGCGGTGGCGGTTTCGCCCCAGTTTCGCGCGGTGCGCAGGCGGTCGACTCCG from Opitutales bacterium ASA1 encodes the following:
- the htpG gene encoding molecular chaperone HtpG, which produces MSTSQVEKFEFQAEIRQLLDIVIHSLYTDREIFLRELVSNAADAIEKFRHLHLTEQQVFDDRLPLEINITTDDTAKTITIQDFGVGMTRDELIQNIGTIAHSGSKAFVKALAEGARKDVNLIGQFGVGFYSAFMVAKRVKVYARSWHLEGTGHCWTSDGSGSYEIEEAEGQRRGCKIVIELKDDCHEFAGASRVKDILKRYSSFVPFPINLNGEKVNTVQALWLRSKSEIKDEEYTEFYKYQANAFDEPRLRLHFAADAPLAIHALLFVPKDNPERLGWGRIDPAVSLYCRKVLIDAKPKDLLPEWLRFLKGVIDSEDLPLNISRETLQDRSLVEKLNKIVTGRFLKFLEDEAKNRADAYNEFFKTYGLYLKEGAATDYTHRAALSKLLRMESSAFAKGEFTSFADYVSRMKDGQKEIYFLCGPNREALESSPYYEAFKLRGLEVLFLYETVDEFVMGHLREFDGKTLVAADSADVKLDDMPPPPADNALTDEQAKDLCSWLKDTLGEQVTEAKASDRLVDSPAMALAADHMSGHMRRMMKAMSEELGNEPVKVTLQINPRHPLVIGLAGLRTTKPDLASLVAGQVLDNALISAGLLDDSRPMISRLNKILEAAVK
- a CDS encoding error-prone DNA polymerase; protein product: MSGYVELHARSAFSFLRGASSPEDLVAAATRFELPAVALCDRDGVYGAPRFFNAARQTGVRALVGAEITLQDGSVLPLLVSSLVGYRNLCRLITETKLRPVAGGPDPDTDPSASAPSTGRKRPCFATWLELARFSEGLVALTGDEDGPVRRAWVRDGESAAEDALQTLVDVFGHDRVHVEVQRRMTRGEEHGVQMLRRLAAAHDLPLLATGGVDYATAEAREIADVFTCLRHHTTLDAAGRLLAPNAGRRLRDARAMYDLFRDMPEAVQHSVRLAEQLEFTLKDLGYRFPDFDVPPGETQASWLRKQAFAGAAERCKAGLAPQVRAQLEKELTLIEKLGFCGYFLVVWDICAWCRRRGILVQGRGSAANSLVCYALGITAADPLECRLLFERFLSEGRIGADGHPSWPDIDLDLPSGDLRESVIQEIYARYGPRGAGMTANVITYRGRSSARELGKVLDLPENILDTFSSLFANGDFPHTLDLRKQMAMAGLPANHPRIDAFARLYCGIRSLPRHLGQHSGGMVICAGALDGVVPLEPAAMPGRVVVQWDKDDCEELGIVKVDFLGLGMMAVLQDTFALSSARGRPCEMHTIPQDDAETFAAMQAADTVGVFQIESRAQMSTLKRFKPATFYDVAIQVAIVRPGPIVGKVAHPMLRRRAKLEPIVCLDPSVHDLLKPVLERTYGVILFQEQMLQIAMLLACFTATEAEELRRAMGFTKGTERLARVLKKLRESMRARGHGEHVIEQVIDSATSFALYGFPEAHAVSFGLLAYVSTWLNVHRAPEFLASLLDNQPMGFYSPATLVQDARRHGLRVRPPDVTVSDWRCTVEDDHTVRLGLHQVRGVREDDARHMLAARAERPFSSMDDFLARTRFSRAERRALASVGAFAALAPHRRAALWCVEEDRPEDDLFTLAARKERERESAETRNQFSTTPASVPAIDSPLAAMNRLERVQADYAGMALTTGVHPMKLVRDRLPDVVPAAELALHRDGERVTIAGAVICRQRPGTAKGFVFISLEDETGVANAIVVPDLFEQRRLVITQEPFLRITGRLQIDAGVIHVKAARIVPLVEHALPAEASHDFH